One region of Streptomyces rishiriensis genomic DNA includes:
- a CDS encoding HAD domain-containing protein, translating to MTSAAERPLLFLDVDGPLIPFGSSPDHPPAATTRASTPVDQGNPLLDRLDPGIGARLMALGCQLVWATTWLEQANEVVAPRIGLPKLPVAEWPDGHADAEKDPRGLHGKTRHLVEWADGRPFIWVDDEIGSMDRLWVSAQHPGPSLLHRVEPARGLADPDFSAITDWLRKHGFVLPPLRPGRPTEGDLQAWPGPLGRP from the coding sequence GTGACAAGCGCGGCGGAACGCCCCCTCCTCTTCCTCGACGTAGATGGTCCGCTCATCCCGTTCGGGTCGTCACCCGATCACCCACCTGCCGCCACCACCCGCGCCTCGACACCTGTCGATCAGGGAAACCCACTGCTGGATCGGCTTGATCCCGGGATCGGGGCGCGTCTCATGGCCTTGGGCTGCCAACTCGTTTGGGCCACGACCTGGCTGGAGCAGGCGAACGAGGTTGTCGCCCCACGGATAGGGCTTCCGAAACTGCCCGTGGCGGAGTGGCCGGACGGCCATGCCGATGCCGAGAAGGACCCGCGCGGCCTCCATGGGAAGACCCGGCACCTTGTCGAGTGGGCCGACGGCCGACCGTTCATCTGGGTCGACGACGAGATCGGCTCCATGGACCGTCTCTGGGTCTCCGCCCAACACCCGGGGCCTTCGTTGCTTCATCGCGTAGAACCGGCCCGGGGCCTCGCGGACCCGGACTTCTCCGCGATCACCGACTGGCTCCGGAAGCACGGCTTCGTGCTCCCTCCCCTCCGACCGGGTCGCCCCACTGAAGGGGATCTCCAGGCTTGGCCGGGCCCTCTGGGACGGCCGTGA
- a CDS encoding IS110 family transposase gives MTSEGAADIVDQDVFGGVDSHTDTVHVAVISDNGGHLADAEFATTTAGYAAALAFLTAHGRVIAVGVEGTSSYGAGFTRTARSHGHQVIEVNRPDKAERRRTGKSDPIDAYAAARAALSGRATSSPKDDTVGGIRALHNTARSAVKARTAALNQIGQVLVTAPEAIRSKYGQLKRTDRTEALARLRPAGDALHTAVLTALKSLARRVKELTAEHETLTRALDAEVTTHNPGLRATYGVGPDTAAQLLITAGGNPERMRTEASFAALCGAAPVPASSGRTNRHRLSRGGDRTANSALYRIALVRMSGDVRTRAYVTRQVAAGRTKKEVIRMLKRAIAREMFRCLTTTLNIPGIADLRPLRQAKNITLTTVAQHFGVWPTTISRLERGLSRDDDLAHAYRDWLRAA, from the coding sequence ATGACATCAGAGGGTGCGGCGGACATCGTGGACCAGGATGTGTTCGGCGGGGTCGACTCCCACACCGACACCGTCCACGTCGCTGTCATCAGCGACAACGGAGGCCATCTCGCCGACGCGGAGTTCGCCACCACCACCGCCGGATACGCGGCGGCCCTGGCCTTCCTGACCGCCCACGGGCGGGTGATCGCGGTCGGGGTGGAAGGCACCTCGTCCTACGGGGCCGGCTTCACCCGGACTGCCCGCTCCCACGGACACCAGGTCATCGAGGTCAACCGCCCCGACAAGGCCGAACGTCGCCGCACCGGCAAGTCCGACCCCATCGACGCCTACGCCGCCGCACGCGCCGCCCTGTCCGGACGCGCCACCAGTTCCCCCAAGGACGACACGGTCGGTGGGATACGCGCCTTGCACAACACCGCCCGCTCGGCCGTCAAGGCCCGCACCGCCGCGCTCAACCAGATCGGCCAGGTCCTCGTCACCGCTCCGGAGGCGATCCGCTCGAAGTACGGGCAGCTCAAGCGCACCGACCGCACCGAGGCCCTGGCTCGGCTGCGACCGGCCGGCGACGCCCTGCACACCGCTGTCCTGACCGCGCTGAAAAGCCTCGCCCGCCGCGTCAAGGAACTCACTGCCGAGCACGAGACGCTGACGCGGGCCCTGGATGCCGAAGTCACCACACACAACCCCGGCCTGCGGGCGACCTACGGTGTCGGCCCCGACACCGCCGCGCAGCTGCTGATCACCGCGGGCGGCAATCCCGAACGGATGCGAACCGAGGCGTCCTTCGCGGCTCTGTGCGGAGCCGCCCCGGTCCCCGCATCCAGCGGCCGAACCAACCGCCACCGCCTCTCCAGGGGCGGGGACCGGACCGCCAACTCCGCGCTCTACCGCATCGCCCTGGTCCGTATGTCCGGCGACGTCCGAACTCGCGCCTACGTCACACGGCAAGTCGCCGCCGGACGGACGAAGAAAGAGGTTATCCGGATGTTGAAGCGGGCCATCGCCCGGGAGATGTTCCGCTGTCTCACCACCACGCTCAACATTCCAGGCATAGCCGACCTACGGCCTCTGCGGCAGGCCAAGAACATCACCCTCACCACCGTCGCCCAGCACTTCGGCGTCTGGCCCACCACCATCTCCAGACTCGAAAGGGGACTCAGCAGGGACGACGACCTCGCTCACGCCTACCGCGACTGGCTCCGAGCCGCTTGA